GCCACGATGTACGACGCCCGCACCCTGCACGCGCGCGAGGTGCTCGAGCGCGTGGTCGACACCTTCGGCGACAAGGTCTTCGACACCGTCATCGCGCGCACCGTGAAGCTGCCCGACGCGCAGATCGCGGCGAAGCCGATCCTCGACTACGCGCCCTCGAACGCCGCGTCCGAGGCCTATCTCAAACTCGCCCGCGAGCTCGTGCAGCGGGGCCTCGTCGCCTGAGCACCGCCATGATCGCGCTCGCCGAGGATCCCGAACTGGGCGCTGATCCGGCCCAGGGCACGGCCGCCGACCCCGAAACCGGGGTCGACGACGGCGCGTTCCGGGTGTCTCTCGAGGGGTTCGACGGGCCCTTCGATCTGCTGCTGAACCTGATCGGCAAGCACGAGCTCGACATCACCGAGGTGTCGCTCAGCCTCGTCACCGACGAGTTCATCGCCTACCTCGCGTCGCTCGAGGGGCAGGGCCTCATCGAGCTGGATCGCGCCTCGGAGTTCCTGGTGGTCGCCGCGACGCTGCTCGACATGAAGATCGCGAGCCTGCTGCCGCAGGGCGAAGCGGTCGACGCCGAGGACATCGCCCTGCTCGAGGCGCGCGACCTGCTCTTCGCCCGCCTGCTGCAGTACCGCGCCTTCAAGCAGGCGAGCGCCTGGTTCCAGGCGAGGCTCGCGGCCGAGGGCGCGCGGCACCCGCGGCTCGTGCCGCTCGACGCCAAGTACCGCGAGCGCACGCCCGAGCTCGCGTGGTCGCTCTCGGCGGCCGACTTCGCAGCGATCGCGACCCTCGCGTTCGCGCCGCGCGAGATCCCGAGCGTCGGCCTCGACCACCTGCACGCGCCCCTCGTGTCGATCCGCGAGCAGGCCGCGGTGGTCGTGTCGGCGCTGCGCACGGGTGGTGCGAGGTCGTTCCGCGAACTCGTCGCGGGCGTCGACGCGGTGGGCGAGCGGGGTGTGATCGTGGCCCGGTTCCTCGCGATCCTCGAGCTGTACCGGCGCGCCGCGGTGACCTTCGAGCAGGCCGAGCCGCTGGGCGAGCTGCGGGTGCAGTGGACCGGCGAGCACTGGTCGGACGACGAACTGGCTACCCTGGGGAGCGACTATGACTGATCAGGCATACACGGGCCAGGATCCCGCAGCCGAGCCGGCGGTCGACCCGGTCGACCCGGTCGAGCCGGTCGAGTCGGTCGCTTCGGCGGGAGAGAGCGACGCGGGATCGCGCGAGCCGAGCGCGGCCGAGACCGAGCTCGCCCGCGCCCGCGAGCACCACACCCTCGCGCAGCAGCTCGAGGCCCTGCTGATCGTGGCCGACGAGCCGCTCAGCGTCGTCGCGCTCGCGACGGCCACCGACCGGCCGATGCGCGAGGTGAAGGCGGCGCTCGCGGGCCTCATCGCCGAGTACGACGGCGAGGCCGGGGCGGCCGGGGACGCCGGCGGCGGTTCCGGGGCGGCATCGCGGGGCTCGGGATCGCCGCGCGGCTTCGAGCTGCGCGAGGTCGCGGGCGGCTACCGCTTCTACGTGCGCGAGAGCCTCGACCCCGTCGTCGCCGACTTCGTGCAGCAGCAGACGCCCGCGAAGCTCTCGCAGGCCGCGCTCGAGACGCTCGCCGTGGTGGCCTACCGCCAGCCGATCTCGCGCGGCGCGATCGCGTCGATCCGCGCCGTCAACGTCGACTCGGTGGTGCGCACGCTGCTCGCGCGCGGCCTCATCACCGAGGTGGCGCAGGATCCCGAGACCACCGCGACCCTCTACGGCACGACCGAGGCGCTGCTGCGGCACCTCGGCATCGACGACATCTCCGAGCTGCCGCCCATCGCGCCGCTGCTCGACGACCCTTCGGAAGGATTCGAGCATGAGTCGCTCTGAGAGCGGGAACGCGGCCGGCCGTTCCGCACGCCGAGGAGCCGCGCGCGGCGACGTCGGAGGCGCCGCACCCGACGCCGGCCGAGGTGCGCAGCACGGCGGGCGGTTCGAGGTCGGCGGGCAGGCCGTCGAGATCGACATGGCCGAGTGGGGCTGGGACCGGCCGGTCTCGGATCCGCACGCCGATCCGCAGCCCGAGGACGACGGCCGGGTGCGGTTGCAGAAGGCGCTCGCGCACGCGGGCGTCGCGTCGCGGCGCGCGTGCGAGACGCTCATCACGAGCGGCCGGGTGACGGTGAACGGCGAGGTGCAGCGCGAGCTGGGCAGCCGCATCGATCCCGACGCCGACGACGTGCGCGTCGACGGCGTCGTGGTGCAGCTCGACGTCTCGAAGCGCTACTTCGTGCTCAACAAGCCGCGGGGTGTGGTCTCGACCATGCGCGACGAGGGCGGCCGCCCGGATCTGCGCGAGTTCGCCGAGCGCGTGGACGACCGCCTCTACAACGTGGGCCGCCTCGACACCGACACGAGCGGGCTGCTGATCCTCACCAACGACGGCGAGCTCGCGCACCGCCTCGCCCACCCGAGCTTCGGCGTGCAGAAGACCTACATCGCCAAGGTGCGCGGGCGGGTGACGGCGGCCGTGATCCAGCGCCTGAAAGACGGCGTGCAGCTGGCCGACGGCCCGATCCACGCGGATCGGGCGAAGCTGCTGCCCGACGGTTCGAGCCGCTCGCACTCCCTCGTCGAGGTGACGCTGCACTCGGGCCGCAACCGCATCGTGCGCCGCATGCTGGCCGAGGTGGGGCACCCGGTCGAGGAGCTCGTGCGCCGCCAGTTCGGGCCCCTGCACCTCGGCACCCTGCTGGTGGGCGAGATGCGCGAGCTCTCGGCGGCGGAGCGCGGGGCGCTGCTGTCGGCGGTCGAGGACGGCGGAGCGGGCGGAGCCGACGACGGGCCGGACGCCTCGCGGAGTTCGGGATCGCGCGGCGGGGCGCGCGGCGCCGGCCGCGGGACGCGGGGGGCCGCGACGGCCGGCCGGCCCGGCGACGGCGCGGGCGCTCGCGGCATGCGCGGCGTGGCCGCCAAGGGCAACCCGCACAATCGGCGCGGCGCGCAGAGCGTGAGCGGTCGGGGCGCGAAGAAGCCGGAAGCGGGCTCGGGTCGCTCAGGATCCGGGCGCTCGGGATCCGGCGACGCCGGAAGCGGCCGCAAGGACGTCGGCCCCCGCGGCCAGAACGGCAAGCAGCCGGGCTCGACCGGCCGAGCCGGTGCGGCGGGCCGGAAGGGGCCCGCCGCACCGCGGCAGTCGCGAGGGTCGCAGAAGCCGCGGGGCGGCAGCAAGGGAGGGGCTCGATGAACGAGCTGCAGGCGCGCACGCGCGGATCAGTGCACGTGATCGGGGCCGGCCTGCTCGGCGCGAGCGTGGGCCTCGGCCTGCGCGAGCGCGGAGTCGACGTGACCCTCGAAGACCTGTCGCCGACCACCGTCGCGCTCGCCGCCGACTACGGGGCGGGCCGGGTGCGCACGGCCGACGATCCGGCTCCCGCGCTCGTGGTGGTCGCCACCCCGCCCGACGTCACGGCCGACGTGGTCGAGCGGGCGCTCGCCGAGTTCCCCGGCTCGGTCGTCACCGATGTGGCGAGCGTCAAGCTGGCGCCGTTCCTCGAACTCGCGAGCCGCGGCATCGACCTCACGAACTACGTCGGCTCGCACCCCATGGCGGGGCGCGAGCGGGGCGGCGCGATCATGGCGCGCGCCGATCTCTTCACCGCGCGCCCCTGGGTCGTCTGCCGCGATCACGAGACCCCGGCCGAGGCGCTCGCGCTCGTCGAGGCGGTCGCGCTCGACCTCGGCGCGGTGCTCATCGAGATGACCCCCGAGGAGCACGACCGCTCGGTGGGCCTCGTCTCCCACCTGCCCCAGGTGGTGTCGAGCCTGCTCGCGGCGCGGCTCGTGCCGGCGACCGAGCAGGCGATCGGGCTCGCGGGCGCCGGGCTGCGCGACACGACGCGCATCGCTTCGAGCGACCCCGAACTCTGGGTGCAGATCCTGGGTGCGAACCGCGAGCCGGTGGTCGAGCTGCTCGACGCGCTCGCCGTCGACATCGCCGCCTTCGCCGAGGCGCTGCGCGATCCCACCCGTTCGGGCGCGAAGCGGCGCATCGCCGACCTGCTCTCGGCCGGCAACCGGGGGGTCGAGCGCATTCCGGGCAAGCACGGATCCTCCGAGCGGTTCACCACGCTCACCGTGCTGGTCGACGACCGGCCAGGCCAGATCGCGAGGCTGCTCACCGAACTCGGAGAACTGGGCATTAACATGGAAGACTTGCGCCTCGAGCACTCGCCGGGCGCGCAGATCGGGTTCGCGGAGATCGCGGTGCTGCCGGAGGTGGCCGAGCGCGCGATCGAGGGGCTCGCCGAACGCGGATGGAGGACGCTGTGAGTGATGCTGCGATGAACGCTTCCGCGGTGGCGCCAGCCTCCGCTGCGGGGCCGACCGCGTCGGCCCCGCCTCTGCTGGTCGCGATCGACGGCCCCGCGGGAAGCGGCAAGTCGAGCGTCTCGCGCGCCGCGGCCGATCGCCTCGCGTTCGGCATCCTCGACACGGGCGCCGCCTACCGCTCGCTGGCGTGGGCCGCGCTGCGGGCGGGCGTCGACCTCGACGACGAACGCGCCGTGCTCGAGCTGCTCGAGACGTGGGGCTTCACCATCACCATGCGCGGCGAGCAGTGGGTCACCGTGACCCTGCCGGCGGAGGAGGGCGCGGCATCCGGCGACCCCGTCGACGTCACCGCCGAGATCCGCGACCCCGCGGTGAGCGCGCAGGTCAGCCGGGTCTCGAAGCACCCCGCGGTGCGCGAACGGCTGAACGAGATGTTCCGCCGCATCGTCGCCGCGTCGGGCCTGCCCGGCGTGGTGATCGAGGGGCGCGACATCACCACCGTCGTCGCGCCCGAAGCGCCCGTGCGCATCCTCATGACGGCCTCGCCCGAGGTGCGCGCCCAGCGCCGCGCCGGCGAGCTCGCCGACATGTCGCACGAGCAGGTGCTCGCCGACATCGCCGCCCGCGACGCGAAGGACGCGCTGGTGGTCGACTTCTTCACCCCCGCACCCGGGGTGACGCTCGTGGACACGAGCGATCTGAACTTCGAGCAGTCGATTCAGGCTGTGGTCGATATCGTACGAGCGGTGCAGCGCGCCGCGGAAGAGAGCAAACGATGAACGAGCAGATCCCCGGCGCGGGAACCGAGCAGGGCGAGCCCGAGGCCTTCGACGCCTCGGCGATCGCCGAAGACGAAGTGATCGTCGGCGACGAGTTCGACGGCGAGGTCACCGACGAGGAGCGGCTGCGCGCCATGCGCTCCAACCTCGACGGCTTCGACCTCGAAGACGACGACCTCGCGATCATCGGCGAGGACGGCGAGTTCCTGGGCTTCTCGGAGCCGCTCGCCGAGGCCCTGCCCGTCGTCGCGATCGTCGGCCGCCCGAACGTCGGCAAGTCGGCGCTCGTCAACCGCATCCTCGGCCGCCGCGAGGCCGTGGTCGAAGACGTGCCCGGCGTGACCCGCGACCGCGTCAGCTACTCGGCCGAGTGGCTCGACACCCGCTTCACGCTCGTCGACACCGGCGGGTGGGAGCCCGACGCGAAGGGCATCGACGCCTCCGTGGCCCTGCAGGCCGAGGTCGCGATCGAGCTCTGCGACGTGGTGATGTTCGTGGTCGACTCGCGCGTCGGCCCCACCGCCACCGACGAGCGCGTGGTGCAGCTGCTGCGCCGCACCAAGAAGCCCGTCTTCCTCGTCGCCAACAAGGTCGACGACGCCGTGCAGGAGCCCGAGGTCGCGCAGCTGTGGTCGCTCGGCCTCGGCGAGCCGCACCCCGTCTCGGCGCTGCACGGGCGCGGCGTCGCAGACCTGCTCGACCAGGTCGTCGAGGCCCTGCCCGAGGAGTCCGCCGTCGCG
The genomic region above belongs to Leucobacter muris and contains:
- a CDS encoding segregation and condensation protein A, which produces MIALAEDPELGADPAQGTAADPETGVDDGAFRVSLEGFDGPFDLLLNLIGKHELDITEVSLSLVTDEFIAYLASLEGQGLIELDRASEFLVVAATLLDMKIASLLPQGEAVDAEDIALLEARDLLFARLLQYRAFKQASAWFQARLAAEGARHPRLVPLDAKYRERTPELAWSLSAADFAAIATLAFAPREIPSVGLDHLHAPLVSIREQAAVVVSALRTGGARSFRELVAGVDAVGERGVIVARFLAILELYRRAAVTFEQAEPLGELRVQWTGEHWSDDELATLGSDYD
- a CDS encoding prephenate dehydrogenase, with amino-acid sequence MNELQARTRGSVHVIGAGLLGASVGLGLRERGVDVTLEDLSPTTVALAADYGAGRVRTADDPAPALVVVATPPDVTADVVERALAEFPGSVVTDVASVKLAPFLELASRGIDLTNYVGSHPMAGRERGGAIMARADLFTARPWVVCRDHETPAEALALVEAVALDLGAVLIEMTPEEHDRSVGLVSHLPQVVSSLLAARLVPATEQAIGLAGAGLRDTTRIASSDPELWVQILGANREPVVELLDALAVDIAAFAEALRDPTRSGAKRRIADLLSAGNRGVERIPGKHGSSERFTTLTVLVDDRPGQIARLLTELGELGINMEDLRLEHSPGAQIGFAEIAVLPEVAERAIEGLAERGWRTL
- the scpB gene encoding SMC-Scp complex subunit ScpB is translated as MTDQAYTGQDPAAEPAVDPVDPVEPVESVASAGESDAGSREPSAAETELARAREHHTLAQQLEALLIVADEPLSVVALATATDRPMREVKAALAGLIAEYDGEAGAAGDAGGGSGAASRGSGSPRGFELREVAGGYRFYVRESLDPVVADFVQQQTPAKLSQAALETLAVVAYRQPISRGAIASIRAVNVDSVVRTLLARGLITEVAQDPETTATLYGTTEALLRHLGIDDISELPPIAPLLDDPSEGFEHESL
- the cmk gene encoding (d)CMP kinase, translated to MNASAVAPASAAGPTASAPPLLVAIDGPAGSGKSSVSRAAADRLAFGILDTGAAYRSLAWAALRAGVDLDDERAVLELLETWGFTITMRGEQWVTVTLPAEEGAASGDPVDVTAEIRDPAVSAQVSRVSKHPAVRERLNEMFRRIVAASGLPGVVIEGRDITTVVAPEAPVRILMTASPEVRAQRRAGELADMSHEQVLADIAARDAKDALVVDFFTPAPGVTLVDTSDLNFEQSIQAVVDIVRAVQRAAEESKR